The Sulfurospirillum tamanense DNA segment AAAAATCAAAAGCCAGTCATTTTTCACATGGAGAGATTCAAACTGCACCATGTTTCCTGTAAGCGGATGTCTTTTGTGTTTTTTATCTATCTCTCCACCCACTTGCAATTTTGTGATAATCTCTTTTAAAATCTCGAAGTCTTCTTGTGTATATTTGCCGCTTTTTTTATCACGGGCAACATCTTTTTGGAAAGATTTTTCAAGCTTTATTTCAAGCATGTTAAATGCCCAAATCCTCAAAAAGCTTATCTGCTGATTCGTAAACTAGGGTATTTTTGTCCGCTTTAACATTTTCAACTCTTCTATTTAGCTCGTCCGAGGGCAAGCTAAGCTCAAAAGGAATTCTTTTTTCCATGGATACTTTTGCCAGAAAAAGATTCACCGCATCCCCAAAACTGAGTCCAAAACGGCTAAAAACCTCTTTGGCTTCGTTGTAAAACACATCATCAACCCGCACGCTTGTTTGCATTTTCATTTTTCATCCTTTTGTTTTTCTCTATTATAATCCAATTGGAGTATTAAGTCAATTCATGGCTTTTGCGACTTGCCTGAAACTCCCAACCTCTTTTTTTAGCTTCGCTATTTCCACGCTACGCACCTACTGTAAGATTTCTTTGCTAAAAAAACCAACTCAAGGAGACCTTATGGCAGTTAGAATTACAGACACGTGTATCTCGTGTGGAGCCTGTATTGACGAGTGTCCTGTGGAGGCTATCGTGGACGATAGCGACAACCCGACGGATGCGGAGATTTACTATGTGTATGAAGACAAATGCGTTGAGTGCGTAGGCCACCATGCCTCACCTGCGTGCATGGTGGCCTGTCCAACCGAGGGTTGTATTATTCTCGTGCGCTAGGAAAGCTTCTGCTTTACATGTAAAGAGGGTAAATGCTTGACCTTAAGCATTTACCCAAAACATACCCTATTCTTTTTCAAATAACGCCTGAACAATACTAGCCCCGATTTCCGCAATAGCTTGATTGCGCGCTTCAAAAGAGGCACTAGTCTGCGTAAGGTACAACGCCACCACCACTGGCTTTCGCTCTGGCGGCCACATTAGCGCAGTAATAGAACGCGAGCCATGCCCACCCGCACCCGTTCGGTCTGCCACAACCCAGTCTTTGGGGACACTTTTGCGCAACAGTGCGGCACTGACTTGGTTGTCCACAAGCCATTGTTTTAACTGCTGACGAGACTCCACCAAAAGCACATCCTCAAGAAGGAGTTTTCTAAAGCTTTCTGCCATCGCCAAAGGGGTTGTTGTGTCACGCGCATCCCCCGGAGTTCCTTCATTTAAGTCTGTCTCCCAACGGTCAAGCCGTGTAATATCGTCCCCCAAGAGTCGCAAAAAAGAGGTAACAGCCTCAGGCCCACCAATCTCTTTCAAAATAAAATTTGCCGCTGAATTATCGCTTGTTAAAAGGGTGGCTTCACACAAATCAAAAAGCGACATGCCCGCTTTGCCCGCAAATTTTTGTGTTACAGGAGAATACTCTACCAACGCATTTTCCCCGAACTTCACCACACGCCCAAGGCTCTCCTCGTGCGCATCAACACGCCAAAGAAGCGCCCCGCAAGCAAAAGTCTTAAAGGTGCTTGTCAAGGGAAATCTCTCATTGCCACGGTATTCCCAATGGCGCATTGTTTCCAAATCATACACAGCAATTCCCACTCTGGCTTCTAGCTGTTTTTCGGCTTTTTTGACTGCCAAAATAAGGCTATTGTCGCCCGCAGCCCACACAAAAGTCAAAGGAAAAAAACAAAACAATGCTATCTTAATTAAACGCATTTACCCTTCCTAGTTATCATTTTCCTCTTGCAAACCTTTTCAAGGCTTGGGCGCTTTTTCATACAACGGCATCACGCGCGCTGCTGCTTGTTGAAG contains these protein-coding regions:
- a CDS encoding type II toxin-antitoxin system RelE/ParE family toxin; translated protein: MLEIKLEKSFQKDVARDKKSGKYTQEDFEILKEIITKLQVGGEIDKKHKRHPLTGNMVQFESLHVKNDWLLIFSVDENFLTLIMLGKHTQVYKKYK
- a CDS encoding type II toxin-antitoxin system RelB/DinJ family antitoxin produces the protein MKMQTSVRVDDVFYNEAKEVFSRFGLSFGDAVNLFLAKVSMEKRIPFELSLPSDELNRRVENVKADKNTLVYESADKLFEDLGI
- a CDS encoding 4Fe-4S binding protein is translated as MAVRITDTCISCGACIDECPVEAIVDDSDNPTDAEIYYVYEDKCVECVGHHASPACMVACPTEGCIILVR
- the bla gene encoding class A beta-lactamase, translated to MRLIKIALFCFFPLTFVWAAGDNSLILAVKKAEKQLEARVGIAVYDLETMRHWEYRGNERFPLTSTFKTFACGALLWRVDAHEESLGRVVKFGENALVEYSPVTQKFAGKAGMSLFDLCEATLLTSDNSAANFILKEIGGPEAVTSFLRLLGDDITRLDRWETDLNEGTPGDARDTTTPLAMAESFRKLLLEDVLLVESRQQLKQWLVDNQVSAALLRKSVPKDWVVADRTGAGGHGSRSITALMWPPERKPVVVALYLTQTSASFEARNQAIAEIGASIVQALFEKE